From Halapricum desulfuricans, a single genomic window includes:
- a CDS encoding PIN domain-containing protein, producing MTVVFDTNALMMPVECDIRVLEELQRLLGSVDPVVPEQVLAELDSLSDGAGEEATAASVGLDLADRCRVIEAEPDYADDAVLSVGQRDGVEYALTNDKPLQERLLAADVPVISLRGEHKLAITHP from the coding sequence ATGACGGTCGTGTTCGACACCAACGCGCTGATGATGCCCGTGGAATGCGATATCCGCGTGCTCGAGGAACTGCAGCGGCTGCTCGGCTCAGTCGACCCGGTCGTTCCCGAACAAGTGCTGGCGGAACTCGACTCGCTATCCGACGGCGCGGGCGAGGAAGCGACGGCTGCGAGCGTCGGCCTCGATCTGGCCGACCGCTGTCGAGTCATCGAGGCCGAGCCGGACTACGCCGACGACGCCGTCCTGTCGGTCGGACAGCGCGACGGTGTCGAATACGCACTGACGAACGACAAACCGCTCCAGGAGCGTCTGCTCGCGGCGGACGTTCCGGTAATTAGTTTACGCGGCGAGCACAAACTCGCTATCACTCACCCATAA
- a CDS encoding translation initiation factor IF-2 subunit gamma — protein MTSNNQPEVNIGLVGHVDHGKTTLVEALSGEWTDQHSEEMKRGISIRLGYADATFRKCPECDDQSAYTVAAECDEHGVETEHLRTVSFVDAPGHETLMATMLAGAAIMDGAVLVISATEDVPQAQTEEHLMALDIIGIENIVIAQNKIDLVDAEQARENYEQIQEFVEGTVAEGAPIVPISAQAGANVDLLIETVEEHIPTPERDPDADPEMLVARSFDINRPGTTWDSLLGGVLGGSLSQGGLEPDDEIELRPGREVEEGGQSEWEPVTTTIRSLQAGGDTVEEATPGGLLGVGTGLDPSLTKGDGLAGQIAGPPGTLPPVHQQFTMDVQLLDRIVGENTDEVEPISTNEPLMLTVGTATTVGTVTSARDEEAEVALKRPVCAREGDKIAINRRVGTRWRLIGIGTLRE, from the coding sequence ATGACATCGAACAATCAACCGGAGGTGAACATCGGACTCGTCGGCCACGTCGACCACGGGAAGACGACCCTGGTCGAGGCCCTCTCAGGGGAGTGGACGGACCAGCACTCCGAGGAGATGAAACGCGGCATCTCCATCCGGCTGGGCTACGCCGACGCGACGTTCCGAAAGTGCCCCGAGTGCGACGATCAGTCGGCCTACACGGTCGCAGCGGAGTGCGACGAACACGGCGTCGAGACCGAGCACCTGCGGACGGTCTCGTTCGTCGACGCGCCGGGCCACGAGACGCTGATGGCGACGATGCTGGCCGGCGCGGCCATCATGGACGGCGCGGTCCTGGTCATCTCGGCGACCGAGGATGTCCCCCAGGCCCAGACCGAAGAGCACCTGATGGCTCTGGATATCATCGGGATCGAGAACATCGTCATCGCCCAGAACAAGATCGACCTCGTGGACGCAGAGCAGGCCCGCGAGAACTACGAACAGATCCAGGAGTTCGTCGAGGGCACGGTCGCGGAGGGCGCGCCGATCGTCCCGATTAGCGCCCAGGCCGGCGCGAACGTCGACCTGCTGATCGAGACCGTCGAGGAACACATTCCGACTCCGGAACGCGATCCGGACGCCGATCCCGAGATGCTGGTCGCCCGGAGCTTCGACATCAATCGACCCGGGACGACCTGGGACTCGCTTCTGGGCGGCGTCCTCGGCGGCAGCCTCTCGCAGGGGGGACTCGAACCAGACGACGAGATCGAGCTGCGACCCGGTCGCGAGGTCGAGGAAGGCGGTCAGAGCGAGTGGGAGCCGGTCACGACGACGATCCGCTCGCTACAGGCCGGCGGTGACACCGTCGAGGAAGCGACGCCCGGTGGCCTGCTCGGCGTCGGCACCGGTCTCGATCCGTCCCTGACGAAAGGCGACGGCCTCGCCGGACAGATCGCCGGCCCGCCCGGGACGCTCCCGCCGGTCCACCAGCAGTTCACGATGGACGTGCAACTGCTCGATCGGATCGTCGGCGAGAACACCGACGAGGTCGAGCCCATCTCGACGAACGAACCACTCATGCTGACCGTCGGAACCGCCACGACCGTCGGCACCGTCACCAGCGCCCGAGACGAGGAGGCCGAGGTCGCGCTCAAGCGGCCGGTCTGTGCCCGGGAGGGCGACAAGATCGCGATCAACCGGCGCGTCGGCACGCGCTGGCGGCTGATCGGCATCGGGACCCTGCGTGAATGA
- a CDS encoding mechanosensitive ion channel family protein, producing MFGDPIAAITVESVFESFRADLARAIPRVVSGLLFVVVAYLGIEIVTAVLRSALGRIYGDDQALIADLLVLIVTVFLWFGSGLTLLSILGMGAIAASLGTAAGFIALGISYALSNMIADTVAGVYLLRDPDFNPGDTVTTESVTGVVESIGLRKSRLRLGDGDVVVLANRNVESRWTLTSEPGPE from the coding sequence ATGTTTGGCGATCCGATCGCGGCCATCACCGTCGAATCAGTCTTCGAATCGTTCCGGGCCGACCTGGCGAGAGCGATCCCGCGAGTGGTTTCGGGGCTGCTCTTTGTCGTGGTCGCCTACCTCGGCATCGAGATCGTGACGGCCGTCCTGCGGTCGGCGCTCGGCCGGATCTACGGCGACGACCAGGCGCTGATCGCCGATCTGTTGGTGTTGATCGTCACGGTGTTCCTGTGGTTCGGGTCCGGACTGACGTTGTTGAGTATCCTCGGGATGGGCGCCATCGCCGCCAGTCTCGGTACCGCGGCCGGGTTCATCGCGCTGGGCATCTCGTATGCGCTGTCGAACATGATTGCCGACACGGTCGCCGGCGTGTACCTGCTGCGGGACCCGGACTTCAACCCCGGAGACACGGTCACGACCGAATCCGTGACCGGAGTCGTCGAATCGATCGGCCTGCGCAAGAGCCGTCTTCGGCTCGGCGACGGGGACGTCGTGGTACTCGCCAACCGAAACGTCGAATCGCGGTGGACTCTCACATCGGAGCCAGGTCCCGAGTGA
- a CDS encoding DUF502 domain-containing protein, translating to MSATWKRDFASGLIVLLPLLVTVFVLTWLYNRIKQVPLQGVVSYEPLQVLLTIVVFVLVVFAIGYLMRTAIGSLLEAGIDSLMNRLPGLRVIYNASKMAVETAVGGTEELQAPVKIETWNGMRMTAFKTGQVASDGRELLFLPTAPNITTGFVVEVEPDEYEELDESVEDALTRVLSAGFGESNDQEVSLDILVEKADDGRPE from the coding sequence ATGTCGGCAACGTGGAAACGGGACTTCGCGAGCGGCCTGATCGTGCTCCTGCCGCTGCTGGTGACCGTGTTCGTGCTCACCTGGCTGTACAATCGGATCAAACAGGTTCCGCTCCAGGGCGTCGTCAGCTACGAACCGCTGCAGGTGCTGCTCACGATCGTCGTGTTCGTGCTGGTGGTGTTCGCGATCGGGTATCTCATGCGAACAGCCATCGGTTCGCTACTGGAAGCCGGGATCGACAGCCTCATGAATCGCCTGCCGGGGTTGCGGGTCATCTACAACGCCTCGAAGATGGCCGTCGAAACGGCCGTGGGGGGCACTGAAGAGCTTCAGGCGCCGGTCAAGATCGAAACCTGGAACGGCATGCGGATGACCGCGTTCAAGACGGGCCAGGTCGCGTCCGACGGGCGCGAACTCCTCTTTTTACCGACCGCTCCGAACATCACGACCGGGTTCGTCGTCGAGGTCGAACCCGACGAGTACGAGGAACTCGACGAGAGCGTCGAGGACGCGCTGACGCGCGTTCTCAGCGCCGGCTTCGGCGAATCCAACGACCAAGAAGTGTCGCTCGATATCCTCGTCGAAAAGGCCGACGACGGACGGCCCGAGTGA
- a CDS encoding branched-chain amino acid transaminase, protein MSDRPEMFEGVEEIWMDGEFVDFEDAQIHVLTHALHYGTGVFEGVRCYDTDQGPAIFRWEEHLDRLFNSAEVYDIDIPYTKAELDEATRELIDREGLDSGYIRPIAFYGYGPLGLNPKASPVQVALAVWPWGAYLGDEALEEGVDVAVSSWRKYSSSQIPTNAKTTGTYVNSVLASLEAKGNGYEEAIVLNKEGNVAEGPGENLFMVRDGEIHTTGLAESILDGITRRTVIELAKEMGYTVHDDATISRGELYTADELFFSGTAAEITPIRSVDDNEIGAGTKGPVTDEIQTRFFEVVEEGQPDEWFTPV, encoded by the coding sequence ATGAGTGACCGACCGGAGATGTTCGAGGGCGTCGAGGAGATCTGGATGGACGGCGAGTTCGTGGACTTCGAGGACGCCCAGATCCACGTCCTGACCCACGCGCTACACTACGGGACGGGCGTCTTCGAGGGAGTTCGCTGTTACGACACCGACCAGGGGCCAGCTATCTTCCGCTGGGAGGAACACCTCGATCGGCTGTTCAACTCCGCGGAGGTCTACGACATCGACATTCCCTACACGAAGGCCGAACTCGACGAGGCCACGCGCGAACTCATCGACCGCGAGGGGCTGGACTCGGGATACATCCGGCCGATCGCGTTCTACGGATACGGTCCGCTTGGGCTCAATCCCAAAGCGTCGCCCGTGCAGGTCGCACTGGCCGTCTGGCCGTGGGGCGCGTATCTCGGCGACGAGGCGCTCGAAGAGGGCGTCGACGTCGCGGTCTCCTCGTGGCGAAAATACTCCTCCAGTCAGATTCCGACCAACGCCAAGACAACGGGCACGTACGTCAACAGCGTGCTGGCTAGCCTCGAGGCCAAAGGCAACGGCTACGAGGAGGCGATCGTCCTCAACAAGGAAGGCAACGTCGCGGAAGGACCCGGCGAGAACCTCTTTATGGTCCGGGACGGCGAGATCCACACGACTGGCCTCGCCGAGTCGATCCTCGACGGAATCACTCGCCGAACCGTGATCGAACTGGCCAAGGAGATGGGCTACACCGTCCACGACGACGCGACGATCTCCCGCGGTGAGCTGTACACCGCGGACGAGCTGTTCTTCTCGGGGACGGCCGCGGAGATCACGCCGATTCGTAGCGTCGACGACAACGAGATCGGCGCGGGGACCAAAGGCCCAGTCACCGACGAGATCCAGACGCGCTTCTTCGAGGTCGTCGAAGAGGGACAGCCCGACGAGTGGTTCACACCAGTCTGA
- the ribB gene encoding 3,4-dihydroxy-2-butanone-4-phosphate synthase: MSTSDDTTNGSASIDQAIAALREGEPVLVHDAADREGETDLIYPAGAVDPGAVARMRNDAGGLICVALSDGVAEAFDLPFSQDLIDHPTAADHELGYDERSSFSLTVNHRDTYTGITDEDRALTITELAAAAGAPEEFDFAGNFRSPGHVHLLRAAPNLLADREGHTELGLALAAAADLPPAVVVCEMLDDGTGRALSPADAREYAAEHDLVYVEGRDVVEQLG; this comes from the coding sequence ATGTCCACGAGTGACGACACTACCAACGGATCGGCCAGTATCGATCAGGCGATCGCCGCGTTGCGCGAGGGCGAGCCGGTACTCGTCCACGACGCCGCCGACCGAGAGGGCGAGACGGATCTGATCTATCCCGCCGGCGCGGTCGATCCCGGCGCAGTCGCGCGGATGCGAAACGACGCCGGCGGGTTGATCTGCGTGGCCCTCTCGGACGGCGTCGCCGAGGCATTCGATCTGCCCTTCTCACAGGATCTCATCGACCACCCCACGGCGGCGGACCACGAGCTCGGATACGACGAACGATCGTCGTTCTCGCTGACGGTCAACCACCGGGACACCTACACCGGAATCACCGACGAGGACCGGGCGCTGACGATCACCGAACTGGCCGCGGCCGCCGGGGCTCCGGAGGAGTTCGATTTCGCCGGGAACTTCCGCTCGCCCGGCCACGTCCACCTGTTGCGGGCCGCGCCGAACCTGCTCGCCGATCGCGAGGGCCACACCGAACTCGGGCTCGCACTCGCGGCGGCTGCGGACCTGCCGCCCGCGGTCGTGGTCTGTGAGATGCTCGACGATGGGACGGGTCGCGCCCTGTCACCGGCCGACGCCCGAGAATACGCCGCCGAGCACGATCTCGTCTACGTCGAGGGCCGCGACGTCGTCGAACAACTGGGCTGA
- a CDS encoding CTP-dependent riboflavin kinase yields MELSGRAIGYDELRTLKTLALAGALDGESKISCSGLAGKLDVSNQTASRRLQGLEDADLLEREIVGDGQWVSITRDGESLLQREYAHYQRIFESQVGVTLTGTLTSGMSEGGHYITLPGYMRQFERKLGYEPFAGTLNVELDDGSVRARARMDALDPIEIDGWEDDERTYGPAFCYPATIEFPAGTYEQAHVIAPERTHHDDDQLELIAPEKLRERFNADDGDTLTIHVHE; encoded by the coding sequence ATGGAACTGTCGGGTCGGGCGATCGGGTACGACGAACTCCGGACGCTGAAGACGCTGGCGCTGGCGGGCGCGCTCGACGGCGAGTCGAAGATCTCCTGTTCGGGTCTCGCCGGCAAGCTCGACGTGTCGAACCAGACCGCCTCCCGGCGGCTACAGGGGCTGGAGGACGCGGACCTGCTCGAACGCGAGATCGTCGGCGACGGCCAGTGGGTCTCGATCACCCGGGACGGCGAATCGCTACTCCAGCGGGAGTACGCCCACTACCAGCGAATCTTCGAGTCCCAGGTCGGCGTGACGCTGACGGGGACGCTGACCAGCGGGATGAGCGAGGGTGGCCACTATATCACGCTCCCGGGATACATGCGCCAGTTCGAACGAAAGCTCGGCTACGAGCCCTTTGCCGGGACGCTAAACGTCGAGCTCGACGACGGAAGCGTCCGTGCACGTGCTCGAATGGACGCGCTGGATCCGATCGAGATCGACGGCTGGGAGGACGACGAGCGCACGTACGGCCCGGCCTTCTGCTATCCGGCGACGATCGAGTTCCCGGCAGGTACCTACGAACAGGCCCACGTCATCGCGCCCGAACGGACCCACCACGACGACGATCAGCTCGAGCTGATCGCCCCGGAGAAGCTCCGCGAGCGCTTCAACGCCGACGACGGCGACACCCTCACTATCCATGTCCACGAGTGA
- the twy1 gene encoding 4-demethylwyosine synthase TYW1 has product MSDEGGPRQVDDPDYHSVNHTAAQTCGWTDNALQGEGKCYKYAFYGIESHRCMQMTPVVKCNERCVFCWRDHAGHAYELGDVEWDDPAAVADASIELQQELLSGYGGHDDVPRDVFEQAMEPRHVAISLDGEPTLYPHLPELIEEFHDRGITTFLVSNGTNPEMLERCDPTQLYVSVDAPDRRTFEETVKPVEDDLWGRLVETLDVLAEKDDTRTVIRTTLVGGENDHNPAWYAAMADRAGADFFELKAYMHVGHSRDRVDRSSMLDHEDVVAFAESVQQYLPDHDVLKDVPESHVAVLAPDSDTWVPKLQKDSDFWADDPLVEY; this is encoded by the coding sequence ATGAGCGACGAGGGTGGTCCCCGGCAGGTCGACGACCCCGACTACCACAGCGTCAACCATACCGCCGCCCAGACCTGTGGCTGGACCGACAACGCCCTTCAGGGGGAAGGAAAATGTTACAAGTACGCCTTCTACGGGATCGAGAGTCACCGCTGTATGCAGATGACTCCCGTGGTCAAGTGCAACGAGCGATGCGTGTTCTGCTGGCGCGACCACGCCGGCCACGCCTACGAGCTGGGCGACGTCGAGTGGGACGACCCCGCCGCGGTCGCCGACGCCTCGATCGAACTCCAGCAGGAACTGCTGTCGGGCTACGGCGGCCACGACGACGTCCCGCGTGACGTGTTCGAGCAGGCCATGGAACCCCGACACGTCGCCATCTCGCTGGACGGCGAACCGACCCTCTATCCCCACCTGCCGGAGCTCATCGAGGAGTTCCACGACCGCGGAATCACCACCTTCCTCGTCTCGAACGGCACGAACCCGGAGATGCTCGAGCGGTGTGATCCGACCCAGCTGTACGTCTCCGTGGACGCCCCCGACCGCAGGACCTTCGAGGAGACCGTCAAACCCGTCGAGGACGACCTCTGGGGGCGATTGGTCGAGACACTCGACGTCCTCGCCGAAAAGGACGACACCCGGACCGTGATCCGGACGACGCTGGTCGGCGGGGAAAACGACCACAATCCCGCGTGGTACGCCGCGATGGCCGACCGGGCCGGCGCCGACTTCTTCGAGTTAAAAGCATACATGCACGTCGGTCACTCCCGGGACCGCGTCGACCGCTCGTCGATGCTCGACCACGAAGACGTCGTCGCGTTCGCCGAATCCGTCCAGCAGTATCTGCCGGACCACGACGTGCTCAAGGACGTCCCCGAATCCCACGTGGCCGTGCTGGCGCCCGACTCGGACACCTGGGTCCCGAAACTACAGAAGGACAGCGACTTCTGGGCCGACGATCCGCTCGTCGAATACTGA
- a CDS encoding alpha/beta fold hydrolase, with translation MPTAHNGSVDIEYAVHGDGPTVVCCSAAGLGAWQWSYLTTPLAREYEVVVFDYRGTGQSDTPDGPYTVADLGSDLDAVLSDHGARSAHLLGAGLGGVVAVEYARQAGRVDSIALIGTPTSPAAVSFDALEQLRAPLDDPQALERSLSVAFAPGTVEAHPEEISRIADWRGEDDAGPAGWDGQLAAMRAAELTDLYEVTTPALVFQGVEDRIVDPDAGSRLAEQLPRGEYRAVESGHLAHVEQPQVVADELIAWLDGQRDA, from the coding sequence ATGCCGACCGCACATAACGGGTCCGTCGACATCGAGTACGCGGTCCACGGCGACGGCCCGACCGTCGTCTGCTGTAGCGCCGCCGGCCTCGGGGCCTGGCAGTGGAGCTATCTCACGACGCCGCTCGCACGCGAGTACGAGGTCGTCGTCTTCGATTACCGCGGCACGGGCCAGTCGGATACGCCGGACGGGCCCTACACTGTCGCGGACCTCGGTTCCGATCTCGACGCCGTCCTGTCCGATCACGGCGCCCGCTCGGCGCACCTGCTCGGGGCCGGACTCGGCGGTGTCGTCGCCGTCGAATACGCCCGCCAGGCTGGCCGGGTCGACTCGATCGCGCTGATTGGCACGCCGACCTCTCCGGCGGCCGTCTCTTTCGACGCGCTCGAGCAACTCCGTGCGCCACTAGACGACCCGCAAGCCCTGGAGCGGTCGCTGTCAGTCGCGTTCGCACCGGGGACGGTCGAAGCCCATCCCGAGGAGATCAGCCGTATCGCCGACTGGCGGGGCGAGGACGACGCCGGGCCGGCCGGCTGGGACGGGCAGCTGGCCGCGATGCGGGCGGCCGAGTTGACTGACCTCTACGAGGTGACGACGCCGGCACTGGTCTTTCAGGGCGTCGAGGATCGCATCGTCGATCCGGACGCCGGGAGCCGACTGGCCGAGCAGCTACCGCGGGGTGAGTACCGCGCCGTCGAGAGCGGCCACCTCGCACACGTCGAACAGCCACAGGTCGTCGCGGACGAACTTATCGCGTGGCTCGACGGCCAGCGTGACGCGTAG
- a CDS encoding ribbon-helix-helix domain-containing protein translates to MTDYTTVSIPKDLADRVEETIEGTSFSSTSDLVRFLLRSIVIEHQQEGELTEAQFAEIAEQLQDLGYLE, encoded by the coding sequence ATGACCGATTACACGACCGTCTCGATCCCGAAGGACCTGGCCGATCGCGTCGAGGAGACGATCGAGGGGACGAGCTTTTCGAGCACGAGCGACCTCGTTCGGTTTCTCCTCCGGAGCATCGTCATCGAACATCAGCAGGAAGGCGAGTTGACCGAAGCGCAGTTCGCCGAGATCGCCGAGCAACTGCAGGATCTGGGCTATCTGGAGTAG
- a CDS encoding CDP-2,3-bis-(O-geranylgeranyl)-sn-glycerol synthase codes for MDVIETVVVAFWAMLPAYVPNNAAVLFGGGRPIDGGRTWGDSRLLGDGKTWRGTAGGTATGLALALALNRLAPTATDALGIGLPEFRVVAAFTLSAGAMVGDITASFIKRRSGRERGAAFPGLDQLDFVVGALVPTAAFASGWFTETFTVPVLVVVLVITPLLHVGTNVLAYYLGLKDEPW; via the coding sequence ATGGACGTCATCGAGACAGTCGTCGTCGCGTTCTGGGCGATGTTGCCCGCGTATGTACCGAACAACGCGGCCGTCCTGTTCGGCGGCGGTCGGCCGATCGACGGCGGGCGGACCTGGGGAGACAGCCGCCTGCTCGGCGACGGGAAGACCTGGCGTGGCACGGCCGGTGGCACCGCGACCGGACTCGCGCTGGCGCTGGCGCTGAACCGACTGGCACCGACGGCGACTGACGCGCTCGGGATTGGCCTGCCGGAGTTCCGGGTCGTCGCCGCGTTCACGCTTTCGGCCGGAGCGATGGTCGGTGACATCACAGCCTCGTTCATCAAGCGCCGGAGCGGTCGCGAGCGCGGCGCGGCGTTCCCCGGACTCGATCAGCTCGATTTTGTCGTTGGCGCGCTCGTCCCAACCGCCGCGTTCGCCTCGGGCTGGTTCACCGAGACGTTCACCGTCCCCGTGCTCGTGGTCGTGCTCGTCATCACGCCGCTGTTGCACGTCGGGACGAACGTGTTGGCCTACTATCTGGGCCTGAAAGACGAACCCTGGTAA
- the hemC gene encoding hydroxymethylbilane synthase, producing the protein MTSRDSTLRLATRGSDLALRQAATVSEALESRRRSVELLEVETTGDQIRDELIHRLGRTGAFVRALDERVLDGDADAGVHSLKDIPTEGGEEMVVAGVPDRGPAGDLLVTPDGKTLDELPDGATVGTSSLRREAQLRAERPDLTVVPLRGNVDTRVEKLLAPTLQREHEARSDAESERKERADDEDYEHPYDRTVEEWFNDLAEIERRALERDVETEYDAIVLAAAGLRRLGLHHHVRTVELDPERFVPSPGQGAIAVTAPDGEVAETINDAIDHPPTRVATTVERTVLAALGGGCVAPIGVHATVQGSTVRTTARILSRDGTDEVAATRDLPIHRHPDAAREFAEELREQGAAELIERAVSEAE; encoded by the coding sequence ATGACCTCTCGCGACAGCACGCTCCGGCTCGCGACGCGTGGCTCCGATCTCGCGCTTCGACAGGCAGCCACGGTCAGCGAGGCCCTCGAAAGCCGGCGGCGATCGGTCGAACTACTGGAAGTCGAAACGACCGGCGATCAGATCCGCGACGAACTGATCCACCGGCTGGGCAGGACCGGCGCGTTCGTCCGCGCGCTGGACGAACGCGTTCTCGACGGTGACGCCGATGCCGGCGTCCACTCGTTGAAGGACATTCCGACAGAGGGCGGCGAGGAGATGGTCGTCGCGGGCGTCCCCGATCGGGGTCCCGCGGGCGACCTGCTGGTAACTCCCGACGGCAAGACCCTCGACGAGCTGCCCGACGGGGCGACCGTCGGTACGTCCAGCCTCCGCCGCGAGGCCCAGCTGCGGGCCGAACGCCCCGACCTGACCGTCGTACCGCTTCGGGGCAACGTCGACACCCGGGTCGAGAAGTTGCTGGCACCGACGCTCCAGCGCGAACACGAAGCGCGCAGCGACGCCGAAAGCGAGCGAAAGGAACGCGCCGACGACGAGGACTACGAGCATCCATACGACCGCACGGTTGAGGAGTGGTTCAACGACCTCGCTGAGATCGAACGCCGCGCGCTCGAACGGGACGTCGAGACCGAATACGACGCGATCGTGCTCGCGGCCGCGGGACTGCGGCGACTGGGCCTGCACCATCACGTTCGCACGGTCGAACTCGATCCCGAACGGTTCGTCCCGTCGCCCGGACAGGGCGCCATCGCCGTCACGGCGCCCGACGGCGAGGTCGCCGAGACGATCAACGACGCGATCGATCACCCGCCGACGCGGGTCGCGACGACGGTCGAACGCACCGTTCTGGCTGCGCTGGGCGGCGGCTGCGTGGCCCCGATCGGCGTCCACGCGACGGTCCAGGGTAGTACCGTGCGGACCACGGCCCGGATCCTGAGTCGTGACGGGACCGACGAGGTCGCGGCGACGCGTGACTTGCCGATTCATCGCCACCCGGACGCAGCCCGGGAGTTCGCCGAGGAACTCCGCGAGCAGGGCGCGGCCGAGTTGATCGAACGGGCGGTCTCGGAGGCAGAATGA
- a CDS encoding uroporphyrinogen-III synthase: MTNPRVAVFRPDDGRLADAAELLRSLGATPVADPMLAVEPAGTTPRSDADFTVFTSTTGVELAADAGWTPGDTTVCAIGETTAASLRDTGFAVDIVPETYTSDGLVSTLEESVDGARVELARSDHGSSVLVEGLFDAGAYVHETVLYRLVRPDEAGESVEKAAAGELEAALFTSSLTVEHFLAAATDRGVREEAIEGLNAATVGVIGPPTERTAKSAGIDVDVVPDTAAFERLARVTLDAQ, translated from the coding sequence ATGACGAACCCGCGCGTGGCGGTCTTCCGGCCCGACGACGGGCGGCTCGCGGACGCCGCCGAGCTGCTTCGGTCGCTGGGCGCGACGCCCGTCGCCGACCCGATGCTCGCGGTCGAACCCGCGGGGACGACCCCGCGCTCGGACGCCGATTTCACCGTGTTCACCAGCACGACCGGCGTCGAACTCGCCGCGGATGCCGGTTGGACCCCGGGGGACACGACCGTCTGTGCCATTGGCGAGACCACGGCCGCGTCGCTTCGGGACACCGGATTCGCGGTCGATATCGTCCCGGAGACCTACACCTCCGACGGCCTCGTCTCGACGCTGGAGGAGTCCGTCGACGGGGCGCGCGTCGAACTCGCCCGGAGCGACCACGGGAGTTCGGTGCTCGTCGAGGGCCTGTTCGATGCGGGCGCGTACGTCCATGAGACCGTCCTCTATCGGCTGGTCCGACCCGACGAGGCCGGCGAGTCGGTCGAGAAGGCGGCCGCGGGCGAGCTCGAGGCCGCTCTCTTCACGTCGTCGCTGACCGTCGAACACTTCCTGGCTGCGGCCACAGACCGCGGTGTGCGCGAGGAGGCCATCGAGGGGCTGAACGCTGCGACCGTCGGCGTGATCGGCCCGCCGACCGAACGGACAGCCAAGTCGGCGGGGATCGACGTCGACGTCGTCCCCGACACGGCTGCCTTCGAACGGCTGGCCCGCGTGACTCTCGACGCTCAGTAG